A stretch of the Cryomorphaceae bacterium 1068 genome encodes the following:
- a CDS encoding STAS domain-containing protein gives MGFKIQKEDKYAVLYTQTEKIQSINAPLLKSELVMLIKGGFKNIIVDMADTRYCDSSGLSALLTGNRLSKEAEGTFVLSSLQPSVEKLIAISQLNSVFDIVPTKDEAIDVVLMEEIERELKAQAGDKS, from the coding sequence ATGGGTTTCAAAATTCAGAAAGAAGATAAGTACGCCGTTTTATATACTCAAACAGAGAAAATTCAGTCTATCAATGCTCCCTTGTTGAAGTCAGAATTGGTGATGTTGATCAAAGGCGGTTTTAAGAATATTATTGTTGATATGGCTGATACGCGATACTGCGATTCGAGTGGTCTCAGTGCTCTTCTTACAGGAAACAGATTGAGCAAAGAAGCTGAAGGTACCTTTGTTCTATCAAGCCTTCAACCATCCGTTGAAAAATTGATCGCTATCTCTCAATTGAACTCTGTTTTTGATATCGTTCCAACTAAAGATGAAGCCATCGATGTAGTTCTGATGGAAGAAATTGAGCGCGAGCTCAAAGCTCAGGCAGGAGACAAATCCTGA
- a CDS encoding ribonuclease Z, producing the protein MKFEVTILGCGSATPTLRHGPTSQLLEHDSHYFLIDCGEGTQLQLRRFKIRFLKINHIFISHNHGDHCLGLPGLISTLHLLGRTRPLDVYAQEGLKEAVEQQLKISHSRLRFEVNWHNLNPNQKTLIFENKKLEIFSFPLNHRVPCCGFLFAEKAKARNIKPEYISKYNIPVARIRQIKAGSDYKLEDGTEISNDELTYSPESPLSYAFCSDTAYQKQTSGYVKGVDLLYHESTFLEEDAERAQFTFHSTASQAARVAKEASAGKLLLGHYSARYRDMEPFRAEAMDVFSSVELADEGLIVPVKNVEKNSQS; encoded by the coding sequence ATGAAATTTGAAGTAACCATTCTCGGTTGTGGATCGGCCACACCTACTTTGAGACATGGACCTACTTCGCAGCTTCTGGAGCACGATAGCCACTATTTTCTAATTGATTGCGGAGAGGGAACACAGCTGCAATTGCGTCGGTTTAAAATCAGATTCCTAAAAATCAATCACATCTTTATTTCTCATAATCACGGCGATCATTGCCTTGGTTTACCTGGATTGATTTCTACGCTTCATTTATTGGGAAGAACCAGACCGCTTGATGTATACGCCCAAGAAGGATTGAAAGAGGCCGTAGAGCAACAGTTGAAAATATCCCATTCGCGGCTAAGATTTGAAGTCAACTGGCACAATCTCAATCCGAACCAGAAAACACTGATTTTCGAAAACAAAAAACTGGAAATATTCTCTTTTCCGCTAAATCATCGCGTGCCTTGCTGCGGATTTCTTTTTGCCGAAAAGGCGAAGGCCCGAAACATTAAACCGGAATACATCAGCAAGTACAACATACCCGTAGCGCGCATTCGTCAAATAAAAGCGGGAAGCGACTACAAGTTGGAAGATGGTACCGAAATTTCAAACGACGAGCTGACGTATAGTCCCGAGTCTCCGTTGAGCTATGCCTTCTGTTCTGATACGGCATACCAAAAGCAAACATCTGGATATGTGAAAGGTGTAGATTTGCTTTACCACGAGAGTACCTTTTTGGAGGAGGATGCAGAACGAGCACAGTTCACCTTTCATAGCACAGCCTCTCAAGCTGCAAGAGTAGCAAAAGAGGCAAGTGCAGGTAAACTCCTACTTGGACATTACTCTGCCCGCTACCGCGACATGGAACCATTTCGGGCTGAGGCAATGGATGTTTTTTCGAGTGTAGAACTCGCTGATGAAGGACTGATTGTTCCGGTAAAAAATGTGGAAAAGAATTCTCAGAGCTGA
- a CDS encoding response regulator transcription factor — translation MSSSSIRVVVADSNRLIRIGLGVVLSEEADIEIAGEADSESALKELLSQVDADILLIDFTAPQFSIETIPGVLSEYPNIQVVAITPDQEGETIVNALKAGVKSYVKKDCDLNEIVSSVRDTAKGNKFFCGQILNTIHQVDIDPESEDFESFNCEPVKLSEREQEIITLIAEGHTNTTIAEKLFLSPHTVNTHRKNIMQKLGVKNTASIVMYAVKSNLVNVNKFLFSK, via the coding sequence TTGAGTTCTTCTAGCATTCGCGTAGTTGTTGCAGACAGCAATCGATTGATTCGCATAGGCTTGGGTGTCGTCTTGTCTGAAGAGGCCGATATCGAAATAGCCGGTGAAGCTGACAGCGAGAGTGCACTCAAGGAATTGTTAAGTCAAGTCGATGCTGATATTCTTCTCATAGATTTTACCGCTCCTCAATTTAGTATTGAAACCATACCGGGAGTGCTCAGTGAATATCCAAACATCCAAGTGGTAGCGATTACTCCCGATCAAGAAGGTGAGACCATTGTCAACGCCTTGAAGGCCGGAGTGAAGAGTTACGTGAAGAAAGATTGCGACTTGAATGAGATTGTCTCTTCGGTTCGCGACACCGCCAAAGGAAACAAGTTTTTCTGCGGCCAGATCCTCAACACCATCCATCAGGTAGACATCGATCCTGAGTCAGAAGATTTTGAAAGCTTCAATTGTGAGCCTGTCAAACTTTCCGAACGCGAACAGGAGATCATCACCCTCATAGCAGAAGGGCACACCAATACCACCATCGCTGAAAAGCTATTCCTCAGTCCTCACACAGTCAATACTCACCGCAAGAATATCATGCAGAAGTTGGGCGTGAAAAACACCGCATCCATCGTGATGTACGCGGTAAAATCAAATTTGGTGAATGTGAATAAGTTCCTTTTTTCGAAATAG
- a CDS encoding M23 family metallopeptidase, with protein MRNTIILLFTILSFGVFGQKNLADFTAPLDIPLYLAGNFAELRSNHFHTGIDIKTQGVEGQRVLAAEEGKVSRISVSPYGYGLALYIEHPNGYTTVYGHLKKFNDEIARVVRAKQYGEESFRVDFAPDEELIIEKGELIALSGNTGGSGGPHLHFEIRRTADSHPLNPLKFGFDIKDDIAPRIRGVRFHPLSDTTLINGKNEAVSMVVQGGSGKYHLKAGSKFIVYGAFGMSIHSLDYLNGYPNKCGLYEVHLSVDEETICRQQFDELDFATTRHINAYKAYDVYRTNRWHYHKSFIEPGNDLEIYLPETKNQGVIDFKTAGTHRVNYVVKDAYENISTLGFSFETLAEPNGALPEAKPYDAYFSFDQENNFTYPEEFDVIIPKGALYRDLKLNFGREMPKPGLLSARYTLHNDMVPLDDYIEIGITANDIPNSLRDHVLAARYSTTGAASYITGNWTGDRFEFKSKSFGKFALVADSIAPELTPLTRTSGSLSNRTVLRFKISDDRSGIGSYNAYLNGEWVLSAYEPKAKTISVIFEGTNPLPSGNELRIELKDSVGNKTEKVYSF; from the coding sequence ATGAGAAACACCATAATTTTACTTTTTACAATCCTCTCTTTCGGGGTTTTTGGTCAAAAAAATTTAGCAGATTTTACCGCACCTCTTGATATTCCGCTTTACTTGGCGGGAAATTTTGCGGAGCTCCGCAGCAATCATTTTCACACGGGTATTGACATCAAGACTCAGGGTGTAGAAGGACAAAGGGTCTTAGCCGCTGAAGAAGGAAAAGTATCGAGAATAAGTGTTTCACCCTACGGATATGGGTTGGCGCTATACATTGAGCACCCAAATGGCTACACGACGGTTTACGGACATTTAAAAAAGTTCAACGATGAAATAGCGCGTGTGGTCAGAGCAAAGCAATACGGAGAAGAATCTTTTCGAGTGGATTTCGCACCTGATGAAGAGCTAATCATTGAGAAAGGAGAACTCATTGCCTTGAGCGGAAATACGGGAGGCTCAGGCGGACCTCACCTTCACTTTGAAATCAGAAGAACGGCAGACAGTCATCCGCTAAACCCGTTAAAGTTCGGCTTTGACATTAAAGACGACATCGCTCCGAGAATCAGGGGGGTGCGTTTTCACCCGTTGAGCGACACCACCTTAATCAATGGTAAAAATGAAGCCGTGAGTATGGTTGTGCAAGGCGGTAGCGGAAAGTATCACTTAAAAGCGGGAAGCAAATTTATAGTTTACGGTGCCTTCGGCATGTCTATCCATTCCCTTGATTACTTGAATGGCTACCCCAACAAGTGCGGTCTCTACGAGGTACATCTTTCGGTGGATGAAGAAACTATCTGTCGGCAGCAATTCGATGAATTGGACTTTGCCACAACCCGTCATATCAATGCCTACAAAGCATATGATGTGTACCGTACCAACCGCTGGCACTATCACAAGTCATTTATTGAACCTGGGAATGATCTGGAGATTTATCTACCCGAAACAAAAAATCAGGGAGTAATTGACTTTAAAACTGCAGGCACTCATCGAGTCAACTACGTGGTGAAAGATGCCTACGAGAATATTTCCACTCTTGGTTTTTCATTTGAAACATTGGCAGAGCCAAACGGAGCACTTCCTGAAGCAAAGCCCTATGACGCTTATTTTAGCTTCGATCAAGAAAACAACTTCACTTATCCCGAAGAATTTGACGTCATCATACCCAAAGGTGCACTGTACAGAGATTTGAAGCTCAACTTCGGTAGAGAGATGCCCAAGCCAGGTCTGCTATCAGCGCGGTATACTTTACACAATGATATGGTACCGCTTGATGATTACATTGAAATCGGAATTACAGCGAACGACATTCCGAATAGCCTACGCGACCATGTTCTGGCAGCAAGGTATTCAACTACGGGAGCTGCTTCATACATTACAGGAAATTGGACAGGAGATCGTTTCGAGTTCAAGTCCAAGAGTTTCGGGAAATTTGCTTTGGTAGCAGATAGCATAGCACCTGAATTGACTCCCTTGACTCGTACATCAGGAAGCCTGTCAAATAGAACCGTGCTTCGATTTAAAATATCAGACGACCGCTCAGGAATAGGCAGCTACAATGCTTACCTCAATGGGGAATGGGTACTTTCAGCTTATGAGCCAAAGGCCAAGACCATATCGGTAATCTTTGAAGGAACAAACCCTCTTCCATCGGGTAATGAGCTTCGAATCGAATTGAAAGATTCAGTCGGAAACAAGACTGAAAAGGTATATTCCTTCTAG
- a CDS encoding cell division protein ZapA: MSEKSIKVTIAGRIYPISVKPEEEEMVRAAAKKVDDSVKNLLENYAVKDKQDLLAMTALQLSTKLAEVDTSAPKGSAVDDREISEIEQLIDNLL; this comes from the coding sequence ATGAGCGAGAAATCAATAAAGGTGACCATAGCAGGACGAATATATCCGATTTCGGTAAAGCCGGAAGAAGAGGAAATGGTTCGGGCTGCCGCCAAAAAAGTAGACGACAGCGTAAAAAACCTTTTGGAAAATTACGCCGTTAAGGACAAGCAAGACTTGCTTGCCATGACTGCCTTGCAGTTGTCTACCAAATTGGCAGAAGTGGACACGTCAGCCCCGAAGGGGTCGGCAGTTGATGATCGTGAAATCAGTGAAATTGAACAACTCATCGACAATTTGCTCTAG
- the rny gene encoding ribonuclease Y, which produces MNITDLLIGLLAGVIVGGGIAWVAVNAVLTKKKDSILSEAEKEGEAIKKDKMLQAKEKFYQLKEEHEKVIKDRNRKIQSAEDRMKSREANLSKKAEQSKKAEREAEAIKANLEKQLEIVEKRKKDLEKAHAQNVAQLEKTANYSAEDAKAELMKALKDEARTEAMTHIKTIVDEAKLTASADAKKVVIQSIQRVATEQAVENSVSVFNIENDEIKGRIIGREGRNIRALEAATGVEIIVDDTPEAIILSCFDPVRREISRLALHQLVSDGRIHPARIEEVVKKVSKQIEEEIAETGKRTCIDLGIHGLHPQLVRMVGRMKYRSSYGQNLLQHSREVANLTSTMAAELGLNVKLAKRAGLLHDIGKVPDDEPEMPHAVLGMKLAEKYGEKPEVCNAIGAHHDEVEMTSLISPIVQVCDAVSGARPGARREVVESYIKRLQDLENMALSYPGVTKSYAIQAGRELRVLVESDQVSDDQADALSFDLSQKIQNEMTYPGQVKVTVIRERRAVNYAK; this is translated from the coding sequence ATAAATATTACAGATTTACTTATTGGCCTTTTGGCGGGCGTCATCGTCGGGGGAGGTATTGCTTGGGTGGCCGTTAATGCCGTGCTCACCAAGAAGAAAGACTCCATTCTCTCTGAGGCTGAGAAAGAAGGCGAAGCCATCAAAAAGGATAAAATGCTCCAAGCAAAGGAGAAGTTTTATCAGCTGAAAGAAGAACATGAGAAGGTCATTAAAGACCGCAACCGAAAGATCCAAAGTGCTGAAGATCGGATGAAATCTCGCGAAGCTAACTTGAGTAAGAAGGCTGAGCAAAGCAAGAAAGCAGAAAGAGAAGCGGAGGCCATCAAAGCCAATCTCGAAAAGCAACTGGAGATCGTCGAAAAACGTAAAAAGGACTTAGAGAAAGCTCACGCGCAGAATGTGGCGCAACTGGAAAAAACGGCCAATTATTCTGCAGAAGATGCGAAGGCTGAGCTAATGAAAGCCCTCAAAGACGAAGCACGCACAGAGGCAATGACGCACATCAAAACCATTGTCGATGAAGCAAAATTGACTGCAAGTGCCGATGCTAAGAAAGTGGTTATTCAGAGCATTCAGCGTGTAGCAACTGAGCAGGCGGTAGAAAATTCAGTTTCTGTTTTCAATATTGAAAACGACGAAATTAAGGGTCGAATTATCGGACGTGAAGGAAGAAATATTCGTGCTTTGGAAGCAGCTACAGGTGTTGAGATTATTGTAGATGATACTCCTGAGGCTATTATCTTAAGCTGCTTCGATCCGGTGAGGAGAGAGATTTCTCGATTGGCTCTGCACCAATTGGTAAGTGATGGTAGAATCCACCCTGCAAGAATCGAAGAAGTAGTTAAGAAAGTGTCAAAGCAAATCGAAGAAGAAATCGCAGAAACGGGTAAGCGTACTTGTATAGATCTGGGAATTCACGGATTGCATCCGCAATTGGTTCGAATGGTGGGACGGATGAAATACCGCTCATCTTACGGACAGAATTTGCTACAGCACAGCCGCGAGGTAGCCAATCTTACTTCAACCATGGCAGCTGAGCTTGGCCTCAATGTCAAATTGGCAAAAAGAGCAGGACTCCTTCACGATATTGGAAAAGTGCCTGACGATGAGCCGGAAATGCCACACGCAGTTCTTGGAATGAAATTGGCCGAGAAGTACGGCGAGAAGCCCGAAGTATGCAACGCCATTGGAGCTCACCACGATGAGGTAGAAATGACGAGTCTTATATCTCCGATTGTTCAAGTCTGTGATGCCGTATCAGGCGCAAGGCCGGGAGCACGTCGAGAGGTGGTCGAATCTTACATCAAGCGATTGCAAGATTTGGAAAATATGGCCTTGAGTTATCCGGGCGTTACTAAGTCTTACGCTATCCAGGCAGGTAGAGAACTTCGTGTCTTGGTAGAAAGTGATCAAGTGAGTGATGATCAGGCTGACGCGCTGAGCTTCGACCTATCTCAGAAAATTCAGAATGAAATGACCTATCCCGGACAGGTGAAGGTTACGGTAATTCGAGAAAGAAGAGCCGTAAACTACGCTAAGTAA
- a CDS encoding SDR family oxidoreductase → MTRKLTDKKVLVTGGAGFIGSNLCESLLSEGNTVFCLDNLATGKHENVAPFLSNPNFIFTEGDIRDYPTCLSSAEGMDVILHQAALGSVPRSINDPLTTNSVNIDGFLNMLNAAKEKQVGRFIYAASSSTYGDSLALPKVEDQIGMPLSPYAVTKYVNELYANVFANLHGMEIIGLRYFNVFGRNQSPGGAYAAAIPKFVSAFLSHESPIIHGDGEQTRDFTYINNVIQMNHLAATTDNPEALNQVYNVACGQRTSLNDLITSIRTELSKYDSAITDIEVQHGPERAGDVRDSLADISKAKNLLGYEPTHTLKEGIAEAIEWYRNTLK, encoded by the coding sequence ATGACTCGAAAGCTCACCGACAAAAAAGTATTGGTAACGGGTGGAGCCGGTTTTATCGGCTCCAACCTTTGCGAATCCCTGCTCTCCGAGGGAAACACGGTTTTTTGTTTGGATAATCTTGCCACGGGAAAGCATGAAAATGTTGCCCCGTTCTTATCCAACCCCAACTTTATATTTACCGAAGGAGACATTCGTGATTACCCGACTTGCTTGAGCTCGGCAGAAGGGATGGATGTAATATTACATCAAGCGGCTTTAGGCAGCGTTCCCAGAAGCATCAATGATCCGCTGACGACCAATTCGGTTAATATCGACGGGTTTTTGAATATGCTCAATGCAGCTAAAGAGAAGCAGGTTGGGCGATTCATTTATGCGGCGAGCTCGAGCACCTATGGCGACAGTCTTGCGCTTCCCAAAGTAGAAGATCAGATCGGAATGCCCTTATCGCCTTACGCTGTCACCAAATACGTCAATGAGCTTTACGCAAACGTTTTCGCCAATTTGCACGGCATGGAGATCATCGGTCTGCGTTATTTTAACGTTTTCGGTAGAAATCAATCTCCCGGCGGAGCCTATGCAGCGGCGATTCCAAAGTTTGTCAGTGCTTTTTTGAGTCACGAGTCTCCGATTATTCACGGGGATGGAGAGCAAACGCGCGATTTTACCTACATCAACAATGTGATTCAGATGAATCATTTGGCGGCGACTACGGACAATCCCGAGGCATTGAATCAAGTCTACAATGTGGCTTGCGGTCAACGGACATCTTTGAATGATTTGATAACCAGTATACGAACGGAACTATCCAAATACGATTCGGCCATTACAGACATAGAAGTACAGCATGGCCCGGAAAGGGCGGGGGATGTCCGCGATTCACTGGCCGATATTTCAAAAGCGAAAAACCTTTTGGGCTATGAACCCACCCATACATTGAAAGAAGGAATTGCCGAAGCCATCGAGTGGTATCGGAATACCTTGAAATAA
- a CDS encoding oligosaccharide flippase family protein, protein MAWLSKYSSNPFVRNVAVMFSGNGLALIIPFIIAPFISRIYTPEDFGAFELFVRIMGLIAIVGSLRLEFAILLPKDRNEVLALVKLCLRILVIVTLVSTALILPFRNQIGVFVNSTELPDLLWLLPIGVLSLGGFNIMNQYLIKSQSFKEAAIEKIVSASSNNLSKFILGLSIPNSFSLVVGQIVGSVLPLFAVLRLKRMREMLAEAYRLPISGKVLIKKYKDFPLINTFHAFFHEGQHTVLLFLISGYYGEIALGLFGFAFRYLRVPLIIFGTSIGQVLNEKWSRDLNENRSIKGSVIRIVLFLGGTAFIPFTILFFYGEPIFTFVFGSDWTQAGVYAEILAPWLFINFMSSPISSIPILVQRQPDFFKMSVISGLLNLGLLAVMSEYGYDFIQVLWTLSGLNVVILLFVLFWIIRVGSIGRRDVTL, encoded by the coding sequence ATGGCTTGGTTGAGCAAATATTCAAGTAATCCCTTTGTGAGGAATGTAGCGGTGATGTTTTCCGGAAACGGTTTGGCTCTCATTATTCCATTCATCATTGCTCCATTCATTTCGCGGATTTACACTCCGGAAGATTTTGGTGCGTTTGAGCTTTTTGTAAGAATAATGGGACTGATAGCCATAGTGGGTTCTCTCAGACTTGAGTTCGCCATACTTCTTCCGAAGGATAGAAATGAGGTCTTAGCTCTGGTGAAATTATGCCTGAGAATTTTGGTCATTGTCACACTCGTTTCGACTGCACTAATTCTTCCTTTCAGGAATCAGATCGGAGTATTCGTTAACAGCACTGAGCTGCCTGATCTGCTTTGGCTTTTGCCAATAGGAGTGCTCTCTTTGGGGGGCTTTAATATCATGAATCAATACCTCATAAAATCTCAGTCATTTAAAGAGGCTGCAATCGAAAAAATTGTTTCAGCTTCTTCCAATAATCTTAGCAAATTCATCTTAGGATTAAGCATTCCCAATTCATTTAGTCTTGTTGTCGGTCAAATTGTCGGGTCTGTTCTACCGCTCTTTGCTGTCTTAAGACTAAAAAGAATGAGAGAAATGCTTGCAGAGGCATACAGATTGCCAATCTCCGGAAAAGTGCTCATCAAAAAGTACAAAGACTTTCCACTCATCAATACCTTTCACGCCTTTTTTCACGAAGGGCAACATACGGTTCTTTTGTTTTTAATATCGGGATATTACGGAGAGATCGCATTGGGCCTCTTTGGATTTGCTTTTCGTTATTTGCGCGTGCCACTCATCATTTTTGGTACTTCAATTGGCCAAGTTCTAAACGAAAAATGGTCGAGAGACCTCAACGAAAATCGTTCGATTAAAGGTTCGGTCATTCGAATTGTATTGTTCTTAGGAGGTACAGCCTTTATTCCGTTTACCATTCTGTTTTTCTATGGAGAGCCCATCTTTACGTTTGTGTTTGGCTCAGATTGGACCCAAGCTGGTGTATATGCTGAAATTCTTGCACCTTGGCTTTTTATAAATTTTATGTCAAGTCCCATTAGCTCGATACCCATTTTGGTTCAGCGGCAACCTGACTTCTTCAAGATGTCGGTCATATCAGGTCTTTTAAATTTGGGACTGCTTGCGGTAATGAGCGAGTATGGATATGACTTTATTCAAGTTTTATGGACCTTGTCAGGCTTGAATGTGGTCATTTTGTTATTCGTACTTTTCTGGATAATTCGAGTGGGCTCCATCGGTAGGCGAGATGTAACCTTGTAA
- a CDS encoding DapH/DapD/GlmU-related protein has translation MTFIDRIKRRLSTLYWSFRGVEIGTNSAINPGVDIWNPKTASIGQNSNLGKNVSIYCGKNGSFTLGDGSHIAPFGYLLIDNNDCSIGSKVAVGPFCTFVCHSNSIKGNSKFFAENYSDGGIEIGNNVFIGAQCTILPGAQIDDNVVIASNSVVRGILKSGFVYGGTPVKMIKPISE, from the coding sequence ATGACATTTATTGACCGAATAAAAAGAAGACTAAGCACCTTATATTGGTCCTTTCGAGGGGTTGAGATTGGTACTAATTCAGCCATAAATCCTGGTGTGGATATCTGGAACCCGAAAACAGCTTCAATTGGCCAAAACAGCAATTTGGGTAAGAATGTCTCCATTTATTGTGGCAAGAATGGCTCCTTCACCCTTGGTGATGGATCCCATATAGCCCCCTTTGGCTACTTGTTAATTGACAACAATGACTGCTCGATTGGAAGCAAAGTAGCAGTAGGTCCTTTCTGCACCTTCGTATGCCATTCAAATAGCATCAAGGGAAATAGTAAATTTTTTGCAGAGAACTATTCCGATGGAGGGATCGAAATTGGGAACAATGTATTTATCGGAGCCCAATGCACGATATTACCAGGCGCACAAATCGACGACAATGTGGTAATCGCTTCCAACTCTGTGGTGCGAGGAATACTCAAAAGTGGTTTTGTATACGGCGGTACACCAGTCAAAATGATTAAACCCATTTCAGAATAA
- a CDS encoding DegT/DnrJ/EryC1/StrS family aminotransferase, with product MPKEKFYFTGNSLSRRSLYSAFGSMISGRKKRCLSQSHELLADYFNVSSDQIFLFSAGRMSVYALLKSLKLDSHDEVIVAGYTCVVLTNAVKFAGQPLKYVDINPENFNPNTESLQAMISERTKILILPHNFGITYQDIGKIKEEYPHLVIIEDVAHSFGSKDKAGQLCGTIGDASFFSLEYSKPVTAGMGGIMIINNRNLLPAFKSDFEHIETANTSGAMRILLTLYAMVLSRSKVTSFLHINSMRFLRRSKLGYATSKEEVEGIKPTNYPTRIHPILSCVLVQQLKDIASINVRKREIVSQYAAILSKFKSIQTIDVENAVLIRYPILFGREVSLEQINALRAEAISRGYRFGVWFNDVVHPKGSFRYMYDEGTCKVGEWVSERILNLPVNAFHLPSKKQLAELESMIRKHGIN from the coding sequence ATGCCGAAGGAGAAATTTTATTTCACGGGCAATTCTCTTTCCAGGCGTTCTTTGTACTCCGCTTTTGGTTCAATGATCAGTGGGCGAAAGAAGAGATGCCTGAGCCAATCACATGAACTTTTAGCCGATTACTTCAATGTTAGTTCTGATCAGATATTCCTCTTTTCGGCAGGTCGGATGTCGGTTTATGCCTTGCTTAAATCATTGAAACTTGATTCCCATGACGAAGTAATAGTGGCAGGTTACACTTGTGTGGTATTGACCAATGCTGTGAAATTTGCCGGTCAGCCGCTCAAGTATGTAGACATCAACCCCGAAAACTTCAATCCCAATACGGAGTCGCTTCAAGCGATGATTTCAGAGAGAACTAAGATTTTGATTCTCCCCCATAACTTCGGAATCACCTATCAAGACATCGGTAAAATTAAAGAAGAATATCCCCATCTGGTGATCATAGAGGATGTGGCGCACAGCTTTGGATCCAAAGACAAAGCAGGCCAACTTTGCGGTACCATTGGTGATGCTTCTTTTTTCAGTTTGGAATACTCCAAACCCGTAACTGCCGGTATGGGCGGCATCATGATCATAAATAATAGAAACCTCCTTCCCGCTTTTAAATCGGATTTTGAGCACATCGAAACGGCAAATACTTCTGGTGCAATGCGCATTTTGCTTACACTTTATGCAATGGTGCTGAGTCGCTCTAAAGTGACTTCGTTCTTACATATAAATAGCATGAGGTTCTTGAGGCGCAGTAAACTCGGATACGCTACTTCCAAAGAGGAGGTAGAAGGCATCAAGCCAACCAACTACCCTACCCGAATTCACCCCATCCTTTCTTGTGTTTTGGTGCAGCAGCTAAAAGATATTGCGTCTATAAATGTTAGAAAACGGGAAATAGTAAGTCAGTACGCTGCGATTCTTTCGAAGTTCAAATCCATTCAAACCATAGATGTTGAGAATGCTGTACTGATTCGTTACCCCATTCTTTTTGGTCGAGAGGTAAGTCTTGAGCAAATCAACGCCTTAAGGGCAGAGGCGATTTCTCGAGGGTATCGCTTTGGTGTCTGGTTCAACGATGTAGTTCATCCCAAAGGGTCGTTCCGCTACATGTATGATGAGGGAACTTGCAAGGTGGGAGAGTGGGTGTCGGAGCGCATCCTCAACCTTCCAGTAAATGCCTTTCACCTGCCGAGTAAAAAGCAATTAGCAGAGCTGGAAAGCATGATTCGAAAACATGGGATCAACTAG
- a CDS encoding glycosyltransferase family 4 protein, whose protein sequence is MSERKPYRLLVVAPHGIHLKNFLKRIESETEAVHVITSMKGDVGHPETIVDFSYRNPVNFLNTPKQIRAVCKEFKPDLVHSQQLNSVSFFTMNAIRGTNIPFVATAWGSDILVNSKRGGFLSWVLRRILRTADAFTADSQEVADRMREIANKDLHISVCNFGAEKPSITIPKENIIYSNRLHNPLYRIDKVIRAFGQFKNSDAGRDWKLVVAGSGSETDKLIALANQLELGESINFQGWVENEQNAENYAKAKVWVSIPESDATPISLLEAMYHGCFPVVIGLPSIREWIEDGVNGKLVNDVNSSFLADGLNQIDQGVAQKNRELIDRKGSVEVAKKCFSSLHRLMIKKSN, encoded by the coding sequence ATGTCTGAAAGAAAACCATATCGACTTTTGGTGGTGGCTCCTCACGGGATTCACTTGAAAAATTTTCTGAAGCGGATTGAGTCAGAAACCGAAGCCGTTCACGTGATCACCTCAATGAAAGGTGATGTCGGGCACCCTGAGACAATAGTTGATTTTTCATACCGAAACCCAGTGAATTTCTTGAATACACCGAAGCAAATTCGAGCTGTATGCAAAGAGTTTAAGCCTGATCTGGTACATTCGCAGCAACTCAATTCAGTCAGTTTTTTTACCATGAATGCTATAAGAGGAACAAATATTCCCTTTGTGGCTACTGCATGGGGATCGGATATCTTGGTTAATTCAAAGCGTGGCGGTTTTTTGAGTTGGGTACTTCGACGAATTCTGAGAACGGCCGATGCATTTACCGCTGATTCTCAAGAAGTAGCAGATCGTATGCGTGAAATTGCCAACAAGGATTTGCACATTTCCGTCTGCAATTTTGGGGCTGAAAAGCCGAGCATCACCATACCGAAAGAAAACATTATTTACAGCAATCGCTTGCACAACCCCTTGTATCGAATTGATAAGGTCATTCGAGCTTTTGGTCAGTTTAAAAATTCGGATGCAGGCAGAGACTGGAAATTGGTTGTGGCAGGAAGTGGAAGTGAGACGGATAAATTAATTGCTTTAGCCAATCAGTTAGAACTCGGTGAAAGCATAAATTTTCAAGGTTGGGTGGAAAACGAGCAAAACGCTGAAAACTACGCCAAGGCAAAGGTGTGGGTATCGATACCCGAATCTGATGCAACGCCGATTTCTCTACTCGAGGCGATGTACCATGGTTGTTTTCCCGTAGTCATTGGTCTTCCTTCCATTCGGGAATGGATTGAGGACGGCGTAAATGGAAAGCTTGTCAACGATGTCAATTCGAGTTTTCTTGCAGACGGTTTGAATCAGATTGACCAAGGAGTGGCTCAAAAGAATCGAGAGCTAATTGATAGAAAGGGAAGCGTGGAGGTAGCCAAAAAATGTTTCTCAAGTCTTCATCGACTCATGATTAAAAAATCTAACTAA